One genomic region from Panthera tigris isolate Pti1 chromosome D1, P.tigris_Pti1_mat1.1, whole genome shotgun sequence encodes:
- the CCDC90B gene encoding coiled-coil domain-containing protein 90B, mitochondrial isoform X6 — protein sequence MHWFRIWKLMEITVQQLMAHLDSIRKDMVILEKSEFANLRAENQKMKTELEQVKQQLINETSQIRADNKLDINLERSRVTDMFTDQEKKLMEATTEFTKNDTKTRSIISETCNKIDTEIASLKTLMESNKLETIRYLAASVFTCLAIALGFYRIWK from the exons ATGCACTGGTTCAGGATTTGGAAACTCATG GAAATAACAGTACAACAACTAATGGCTCATTTGGACTCCATCAGGAAAGACATGGTCATCCTAGAGAAAAGTGAATTTGCAAATCTGAGAGCAGAGAACCAG aaaatgaaaactgaattggAACAAGTTAAGCAGCAACTGATA AATGAAACCAGTCAGATCAGAGCAGACAATAAACTGGACATCAACCTAGAAAGAAGCAGAGTAACTGATATG TTTACAGATCAAGAAAAGAAACTTATGGAAGCAACCACAGAATTTACCAAAAAT GATACCAAAACCAGAAGTATTATTTCAGAGACCTGTAATAAAATTGACACTGaaattgcttctttaaaaacaCTGATGGAGTCTAACAAGCTTGAGACTATCCGTTACCTTGCGG CCTCAGTGTTTACATGCCTGGCAATAGCATTGGGATTTTACAGAATCTGGAAATAG